In Esox lucius isolate fEsoLuc1 chromosome 6, fEsoLuc1.pri, whole genome shotgun sequence, the following proteins share a genomic window:
- the LOC105021323 gene encoding transmembrane protein 100: MGCSSGRQPPASVLHPDLDCGGSLPPESPNGGGLVLPPESLSTLEHLAQATGGTEKSWYRCVFPFGVISLVIGVAGTGVTFMYNTPDLHQTKVVSMVLLVMGLLMLTTAAICWRVHRLKRRKKKEGGFFCSEQGTL; encoded by the coding sequence ATGGGCTGCTCCTCAGGACGACAGCCCCCTGCCTCGGTGCTTCACCCAGACCTTGACTGTGGCGGCAGCCTGCCCCCAGAGTCCCCCAATGGGGGGGGGCTGGTCTTACCCCCAGAGTCTCTCTCCACACTGGAGCACCTAGCCCAGGCCACCGGCGGCACGGAGAAGTCCTGGTACCGCTGTGTGTTCCCATTTGGTGTGATCTCCCTGGTGATCGGGGTGGCCGGGACAGGCGTCACCTTCATGTACAACACCCCGGACCTCCACCAGACCAAGGTGGTGTCCATGGTGCTGCTGGTGATGGGACTGCTCATGCTCACGACGGCCGCCATCTGCTGGAGGGTCCACCGgctgaagaggaggaagaagaaggagggAGGATTCTTCTGCTCCGAACAGGGAACTTTGTGA